A genomic stretch from Gammaproteobacteria bacterium includes:
- a CDS encoding MFS transporter — protein MLAAPSASAAYRGFVLALLVAAGVAGWMDRNVLAVLLESIKLDLGFSDTELGLLGGAAFGVLYSIAGLPIAWVADRANRSALLALALGLWSVMTALCGAASSFSALFLARVGVGLGEAGGSPPSQSLISDYFPPERRGFALGVFYLHIPLGFVAGFLLGGWLDETVGWRLAFVIVGVPGVLLALVLRLTLREPPRGAADPFVPRAEAPALSAALRDLASRRSLRHLPVAGAAYGIGAFAAAVWLPAYFVRVHGVGAAEAGAWMALAYGVGGGVGVLAGGWLADRTSRRTGDERWYAWGSAAAVAATVPCACVLYLAESRALAVSSLLAGTAAGHMFLGPVTAMVQGLAGVSRRAVAAAIYLLLVNLVSMGVGPVAVGIVSDALGPRFGHAALRFALLGVVAASAVWAVVHFVLAARTLREDLASARGLRPDAASCQPAAPCVR, from the coding sequence GTGCTGGCGGCGCCGAGCGCTTCGGCCGCTTATCGCGGCTTCGTGCTGGCGCTACTCGTCGCGGCCGGCGTCGCCGGATGGATGGACCGCAACGTGCTCGCGGTGCTGCTCGAGTCCATCAAGCTCGACCTCGGCTTTTCCGACACCGAGCTGGGCTTGCTCGGCGGCGCCGCCTTCGGCGTGCTCTACTCGATCGCGGGCCTGCCGATCGCGTGGGTCGCGGACCGCGCGAACCGGAGCGCGTTGCTCGCGCTCGCGCTCGGGCTCTGGAGCGTGATGACGGCGCTTTGCGGCGCGGCGAGCAGCTTCTCGGCGTTGTTCCTCGCGCGCGTCGGCGTCGGGTTGGGCGAGGCCGGCGGCTCCCCGCCGTCGCAGTCGTTGATCTCGGACTACTTCCCGCCGGAGCGGCGCGGCTTCGCGCTCGGCGTCTTCTATCTGCACATTCCGCTCGGGTTCGTCGCGGGCTTCCTCCTCGGCGGCTGGCTCGACGAGACGGTCGGATGGCGCCTCGCGTTCGTGATCGTCGGCGTCCCCGGCGTGCTGCTCGCGCTCGTGTTGCGCCTCACGCTGCGCGAGCCGCCGCGCGGCGCCGCGGATCCGTTCGTACCGCGGGCGGAAGCGCCGGCGCTTTCGGCCGCGCTGCGCGACCTCGCGAGCCGCCGCTCGCTGCGCCATCTGCCGGTCGCCGGCGCTGCATACGGGATCGGAGCGTTCGCGGCCGCGGTCTGGCTGCCCGCCTATTTCGTCCGCGTGCACGGCGTCGGGGCCGCCGAAGCGGGCGCCTGGATGGCGCTCGCGTACGGCGTGGGCGGAGGCGTCGGCGTGCTCGCCGGCGGGTGGCTTGCCGATCGAACCTCCCGGCGCACTGGCGACGAGCGGTGGTACGCCTGGGGGTCGGCCGCGGCCGTCGCGGCGACCGTGCCGTGCGCATGCGTGCTCTATCTCGCGGAAAGCCGCGCCCTCGCCGTCTCGTCGCTGCTCGCGGGGACCGCGGCAGGCCACATGTTCCTGGGCCCCGTCACGGCCATGGTCCAGGGGCTCGCCGGCGTATCCCGGCGCGCCGTCGCCGCCGCGATCTATCTGCTGCTCGTGAACCTCGTCTCGATGGGCGTCGGGCCCGTCGCCGTCGGCATTGTAAGCGACGCGCTCGGCCCGCGCTTCGGTCACGCGGCGCTGCGCTTCGCCCTCCTCGGCGTCGTCGCGGCGAGCGCCGTCTGGGCGGTCGTGCACTTCGTGCTCGCGGCACGAACGTTACGCGAGGATCTCGCGAGCGCCCGCGGCCTTCGCCCGGACGCTGCGAGCTGCCAGCCGGCCGCGCCGTGCGTGCGATGA
- a CDS encoding peptidase domain-containing ABC transporter: protein MSATELLRLGWLPKLPVLLQTEAAECGLACLAMVASYHGRRIDVASLRRSHPVSLKGTTLAALIDVAHRLGFAARAVRAELGEIPRLATPCILHFDMDHFVVLRRADRRGIVVHDPARGARRLSAAEASRAFTGVALELWPTPAFERRDERARVRLRELIGSVTGLRRSLGQIFLLAAAIEVFVAVGPLFVQWVVDHALPSGARDMLATLALGFGLLVILQHAVTAFRAWVIMHLGALLDLQWQANAFGHLLELPLPYFEKRHLGDIVSRFRSIDAIQRTLTTAFVEAVVDGLTTIVVLVVVFLYSPRLACVSVGAIALYASLRALWIRPLRAAVEEQIVHAAKQESHFLETARGIRSIKLFQRREERRAAWIALLVDQLNAGLRAQRLQILHRLANGLSFGVEHVLVVWLGANLVLDGRFSVGMLMAFLSYRQQLASRVGALIDKGVELKMLRVQGERLADILLTPTERTDGRGRLLLSDLDARGARVEIRGLRFRYAEHEPPVLDGVELDVEAGEAVVIVGPSGCGKSTLLHLILGILTPTGGEVRIAGVNVHRTGPDAVRHLIGSVMQNDMLFAGSIADNISFFDTQPDQRRVEECARLASIHDEIAALPMGYNTFVGYMGQVLSGGQQQRVLLARALYKRPAILVLDEATSHLDVRRERLVGASIGALAMTRIIVAHRPHTAATADRIVVLDRGRIVRQTRVRPAARPSARPADGALDDAALAVLASTGC, encoded by the coding sequence ATGAGCGCGACGGAGCTGTTGCGTCTCGGGTGGCTCCCGAAGCTGCCGGTGCTGCTGCAGACCGAAGCGGCGGAGTGCGGCCTCGCGTGCCTCGCGATGGTCGCGAGCTATCACGGCCGCCGCATCGACGTCGCGTCGCTGCGGCGCAGCCATCCGGTCTCTCTGAAGGGCACGACGCTCGCCGCGCTGATCGACGTGGCTCACCGTCTCGGCTTCGCCGCGCGCGCGGTGCGCGCCGAGCTCGGCGAGATCCCGCGTCTCGCGACTCCGTGCATCCTTCACTTCGACATGGATCATTTCGTCGTGCTGCGCCGGGCAGACCGCAGGGGGATCGTCGTGCACGACCCCGCGCGGGGCGCGCGCAGGCTCTCCGCCGCGGAGGCGTCGCGCGCATTCACCGGTGTCGCGCTCGAGCTCTGGCCGACGCCCGCTTTCGAGCGGCGCGACGAGCGCGCGCGCGTGAGGCTGCGCGAGCTGATCGGCAGCGTCACGGGGCTGCGCCGGTCGCTCGGCCAGATCTTCCTGCTCGCCGCCGCGATCGAAGTATTCGTCGCCGTCGGGCCGCTGTTCGTCCAGTGGGTCGTCGACCATGCGCTGCCGTCGGGCGCGAGGGACATGCTGGCGACGCTCGCGCTCGGATTCGGGTTGCTCGTGATCCTCCAGCACGCCGTAACGGCGTTCCGCGCCTGGGTCATCATGCACCTCGGCGCATTGCTCGATCTGCAATGGCAGGCGAATGCTTTCGGGCATCTGCTCGAGCTGCCGCTGCCGTATTTCGAGAAGCGCCATCTCGGCGACATCGTCTCGCGCTTCCGCTCCATCGACGCGATCCAGCGGACGCTCACCACGGCGTTCGTCGAGGCGGTCGTCGACGGTCTGACGACGATCGTCGTGCTCGTCGTCGTCTTCCTCTACAGCCCGCGGCTCGCGTGCGTGAGCGTCGGCGCGATTGCGCTCTACGCGTCGTTGCGTGCGCTCTGGATTCGGCCGCTGCGCGCCGCCGTCGAGGAGCAGATCGTGCATGCGGCGAAGCAGGAGAGCCACTTTCTCGAGACGGCGCGCGGCATCCGCTCGATCAAGCTCTTTCAGCGCCGAGAGGAGCGCCGCGCCGCGTGGATCGCGCTGCTCGTCGACCAGCTGAACGCGGGGCTGCGCGCGCAAAGGCTCCAGATCCTCCACCGGCTCGCGAACGGATTGTCGTTCGGCGTCGAGCATGTGCTCGTGGTGTGGCTCGGCGCGAATCTCGTGCTTGACGGCCGGTTCTCGGTCGGCATGCTGATGGCCTTCCTGTCATACCGGCAGCAGCTCGCGTCCCGCGTCGGCGCCCTGATCGACAAGGGCGTCGAGCTCAAGATGCTTCGCGTGCAGGGGGAGCGGCTGGCCGACATCCTGCTCACGCCGACGGAGCGTACGGACGGACGCGGCCGGCTGCTGCTTTCCGATCTCGATGCGCGCGGCGCACGCGTCGAGATCCGGGGGCTGCGCTTCCGGTACGCCGAGCACGAGCCGCCCGTGCTCGACGGCGTCGAGCTCGACGTCGAGGCCGGCGAGGCGGTCGTGATCGTCGGGCCGTCGGGCTGCGGCAAGAGCACGCTCCTGCACTTGATCCTCGGCATCCTCACGCCCACCGGCGGGGAGGTGCGGATCGCGGGCGTGAACGTGCACCGCACCGGCCCCGATGCGGTCCGCCACCTGATCGGCAGCGTAATGCAGAACGACATGCTCTTCGCCGGCTCGATCGCAGACAACATCAGCTTCTTCGACACCCAACCGGATCAGCGCCGCGTCGAGGAGTGCGCCCGGCTCGCTTCGATTCACGACGAGATCGCCGCGCTGCCGATGGGCTACAACACGTTCGTCGGCTACATGGGGCAGGTGCTGTCGGGCGGCCAGCAGCAGCGCGTGCTCCTCGCCCGCGCGCTCTACAAGCGGCCGGCGATCCTCGTTCTCGACGAAGCGACCAGTCATCTCGACGTGAGACGCGAGCGTCTCGTCGGGGCGTCGATCGGCGCGCTCGCCATGACGCGGATCATCGTCGCGCATCGGCCGCACACCGCCGCGACCGCGGACCGGATCGTCGTGCTCGATCGGGGCCGAATCGTCAGGCAGACGCGCGTACGCCCGGCCGCGCGGCCTTCCGCCCGGCCGGCGGACGGCGCGCTCGACGACGCGGCGCTCGCGGTGCTCGCGTCGACGGGCTGCTGA
- a CDS encoding rhomboid family intramembrane serine protease, with translation MSWRDLERLPRAAGDEWQARRGGGRIIVGKREVDAAVAKWHPLDPLLIARPGGGRFLPVLEIPELRDPARRGLLRKQLWAIAVLAVLACVFAMSAYFGAGAQPLRAAGMALAVAAFAAADYHLVLKRLEALRERALFVLWITEKARVHVLGWSAVMIAAGALQLYGERKAGHEALVLEYGTVFERIREGEIWRLVVGPFLHSGLDHWFMNFVMLVLGGAIAGPLLGAAVVGVFLAGSTAGALTVLALSEPLGFDAYLGVSAGIFALYGWCAGAAAREPHAFPMRFAVTAFAFAVLNVLIAWLGNPNSSNVGHCAGLLCGLVWGAALPPRPRTS, from the coding sequence GTGAGCTGGCGGGATCTCGAAAGGCTGCCGCGGGCCGCCGGCGACGAGTGGCAGGCACGTCGCGGCGGCGGCCGGATCATCGTCGGCAAGCGCGAAGTCGACGCGGCTGTCGCCAAGTGGCATCCGCTCGACCCGCTGTTGATCGCGCGGCCCGGCGGCGGCAGATTCCTTCCGGTGCTCGAGATCCCCGAGTTGCGCGATCCGGCGCGCCGGGGACTCTTGCGGAAGCAGCTCTGGGCGATCGCTGTGCTCGCGGTGCTCGCCTGCGTGTTCGCGATGTCCGCGTATTTCGGCGCCGGGGCGCAGCCGCTGCGCGCGGCCGGCATGGCGCTCGCCGTCGCGGCATTCGCGGCGGCCGACTATCACCTGGTCCTCAAGCGCCTCGAAGCGCTGCGCGAACGCGCGTTGTTCGTGCTCTGGATCACCGAAAAGGCGCGTGTGCACGTGCTCGGCTGGAGCGCGGTGATGATTGCGGCGGGCGCGCTTCAGCTCTATGGAGAGCGCAAAGCAGGCCACGAGGCGCTGGTCCTCGAGTACGGCACGGTCTTCGAGCGGATCCGCGAAGGCGAGATTTGGCGCCTGGTCGTCGGGCCGTTCCTGCACTCGGGGCTCGATCACTGGTTCATGAACTTCGTGATGCTCGTCCTCGGCGGCGCCATCGCCGGTCCGTTGCTCGGCGCCGCCGTCGTCGGCGTCTTTCTCGCCGGGTCCACAGCGGGCGCGCTCACGGTCCTCGCCCTTTCCGAGCCGCTTGGATTCGACGCTTATCTCGGCGTCTCCGCCGGCATCTTCGCGCTCTACGGCTGGTGCGCCGGCGCGGCGGCGCGCGAACCGCACGCGTTTCCGATGCGCTTCGCCGTCACGGCCTTTGCATTCGCCGTGCTGAACGTGCTGATCGCATGGCTCGGCAATCCGAACTCGAGCAACGTCGGGCATTGCGCGGGGCTCCTGTGCGGGCTCGTATGGGGCGCCGCGCTGCC
- a CDS encoding acyl carrier protein, with product MPDPETLERHVLGTLAAAARADPSDIDRATVLSDLGLDSLTLVSMLAELEAALDLALTDDDTLEVLGARNAGELVAAVSRIAGRSPGTGKPR from the coding sequence TTGCCGGATCCCGAGACGCTCGAACGGCACGTGCTCGGCACGCTCGCGGCCGCCGCCCGCGCGGATCCGAGCGACATCGACAGGGCCACCGTGCTGTCCGATCTGGGGCTCGACTCGCTCACGCTCGTGTCGATGCTCGCGGAGCTCGAGGCCGCGCTCGACCTGGCCCTCACGGACGACGACACGCTCGAGGTCCTCGGTGCGCGAAACGCCGGCGAGCTGGTCGCGGCCGTGTCGCGCATCGCAGGGCGCTCGCCCGGCACCGGAAAGCCGCGCTGA